In a genomic window of Oncorhynchus keta strain PuntledgeMale-10-30-2019 chromosome 28, Oket_V2, whole genome shotgun sequence:
- the LOC118360476 gene encoding structural maintenance of chromosomes flexible hinge domain-containing protein 1-like, with protein sequence MVNLREIDNDMQTLYINASADAFEFKVHADADGTVEGALRYHPSLCDRETYPEDPNAIPGPLHVEILNKKGEPACRIPSATQNAAWKALSISLKVVWHSPNGDVEINFHIAAHSAEWAFWFRTMGNLNRLGKYTLQLNTVLNESNAAVWAGKQLPNHTP encoded by the exons ATGGTGAACCTCCGAGAGATCGACAACGACATGCAGACGCTCTACATCAACGCATCAGCTGACGCATTTGAGTTCAAAGTCCACGCAGACGCTGATGGAACAGTGGAGGGGGCCCTGAGGTACCACCCCTCCCTCTGTGACAGAGAAACCTACCCTGAAGACCCCAATGCCATACCAG GGCCTCTCCATGTGGAAATTCTCAACAAGAAAGGAGAGCCGGCATGTAGGATACCATCAGCCACTCAAAACGCAGCATGGAAAGCACTTTCAATCTCGCTAAAAGTTGTTTGGCATT CACCTAATGGTGATGTGGAGATCAACTTTCACATTGCAGCACATTCAGCCGAGTGGGCATTCTGGTTCAGAACCATGG GGAACCTAAACAGGTTGGGGAAGTATACCCTGCAACTGAACACAGTACTCAACGAGAGCAATGCTGCTGTCTGGGCTGGGAAACAGCTGCCCAACCacacaccatag